From the genome of Meriones unguiculatus strain TT.TT164.6M chromosome 17, Bangor_MerUng_6.1, whole genome shotgun sequence:
ACTGACATGATGTTTCCGCAAAGCCGGCACTCGGTAAGGAGGACCCCTCGCGCTGCACCCCGGAGCTCGCCCTGAACCCCAAGCCCAGTTCACTGCAACCCCCCATCAGGGCCCTGCACCCCCCCCAGCTCAGATTCCGTCTGTCTCCCCGCCCAGGGCCTGTCCCCGGGCTCCCTATGCGCCCCAGCTCCCATAGGCCTGTCCCCCAGCCCCAGGCTCTGTCTCCGGGGTTCTTGCACCCCAGCACCCAGGCCGTGAGCACCCCACCAGCCCAGCACTGTACCCTTCAGCTCGGATCCCTGAACTTTGATCCCGGCTCTGAGTCCTCCCATCCGCCGCCCATCCCGACTCCACGGTCCTGTCTCGTCACCCCCGCCCACCCCCCAGGCCTGTCCTTCAGCCCTGGGCCCCGCACCCCACTACAGCCGCCTTCGGCCTGTCTCCCAGCTCGGGGACTCAGGCTCAGAGCCGCAGCACCCCAAGCCCAGGCCCTTCATCCCCTCACCCCAGGCCGCGCATGTCCTCCAGCCCAAGACCTTGCACCCCCACCTCTGTGCTCTGCACCCCCCAGGCCCAGCTCTATCGCTTCCAGACTGGCCTGCCCCCAAGTCCAAGGCCCTGCATCCGCCGCCACCTGGGCCCAGCACTTCCTTCCATCTCAGATCTGCCTGTCCCCAAGTCTGGTGCCCCGCACCCCCAATCCAGGCCCCGCACCCCGTCTCTCCCTCCAGCCCTGTCGGGCCTGGCGTCACCATCCGGGCTCAGCGCCACCCCCCAGCCTGGCCCAGCGTCCCTTCTCCAGCGGCAGGCCCGCACTGGGCAGTCTGCCTTCTCCCAGCCCTCATGCTGCACCCTCAGAACCAGGGTTGGGGACACCCGGTGCCCCTACAACACGCAGTGCTCCTCTGTCCGAAGCCGGATACTGCCCAGCCCCCTCCCCGAGCTCCAGGCTCCCCCCCCATCCAAGCCCGGGCCGGTCTGCCTTGCTTCTCACCCCAGCTCCCAGTGGCTCTGCACCCCACACGCTGCTCCTGGCCGTGCTCCCCAGATCCGATAATCTTAAACCCCAACTTATAGCCTTGTGCCCCCAGCTGCCGGCCCTGTACAGCCCCCCCCAACCCCGGCCAGCCCCCCTCCAGCTACCAGCTCCCTGCCTGATTCTTCCCCGAGGCTTTGGCTGGGGTCTGGGGGTAACCCCACGAGGCAGTCCCGGGGCTGGACAGCTTTGGGAGGGTCCCCTCCTGGAAGAGCACTCCCCCGAGGAAACAGGAAATGTGGGATGGTTAAGCTTGGAAGGTGCCTCTTCCAAGCCGGTTTTGAAGGGAGGCCTGTGCCCTGCCTGGCTTAGAGGGGGCTCTCTGGGGAGCCCTCGGGGCAACTGCAGATCAGAGGTGCAACCCCCCAATGGGTGCCTGACCCCTAATGACCAGAGCATTAGAGCGCCCCATTGCGTAGGGGCCTCACAGCCCCCTCCTGGCTTCCTCCGAGTGTACTGCTGGGGCCTGTAAATTGCAGCCCAGGAAGTGGGGTGTGGGCGGGGCGCTCACCCTCCCGCACCCCGCAgggctcctcccacctcccccagCAGCTCAAGTTCACCACCTCTGACTCCTGCGACCGAATCAAAGATGAATTCCAGCTGCTACAGGCGCAGTACCACAGGTGAGCCCGGGCTGCGGGGGACCCAGGGATCCCTGAAAGCCGTAGAGTTTTCCAGGGCGTGGAAGAAGGCCAGGCGggggtgctcctgtcctctcagggcCCAGGAGGTGGGGGCAAGCAAGTCAGCAggtcaaggtcaccctcagctgcTTAGCAAGTtggaagccaacctgggctacatgagatcatGTGTCTAAAAAGGAGCAGGCGGCCTGTGgtgcagaggaggaaactgaggcgcACAGTGTTCATGGCTGCAGAGGTGTCATCCCATGTATGGCTCTCAGTTAACACAGGACAGACCGGGGTCGCAGAGAGGGCTAGGAATaggcccagggtcacacagcccCCCCCTTCTGTTTCTGTCCAGGTAGAGTGAGGGGAGCTTGCGGCTGCCCACAGAGCCATTCCAGCCTGCTTGCTCCCACCACAAATCCTTTTCCCCGTTCTGACTTGAAACTCATCACCCAGAGGGGTCACAGCTTCCAGGGGCAAActgcagggaggaagggagggatggccCAGAGGTGGGTCCCTGCCACAGGGCCTCACTTGACCCTAGGCTGGACCCCCATTTCATATAACCCAGCGGTGAGTGGGGGGACTGCAAGCCCAGCATTCCAGCTCTCAGACCCACAGGCAGGAGGATGTCCATGTTCTGGGCTAGTTTGAGGTACAGAgcaaacctgtctcagaaaacaagctgatggtgatgataatgataaaGCCTTTGAAAGTCCCTTAGATTTctccaagaaaaaaagaacatagcTTTTGtggagtttttttattttcttttttaaacttattattgtttaattttatgtacattagtgctctgcctgcacgtatgtctgtttCTGatggtgtcggatcccctggaattaggattacagacagttgtgagcggccatgtgtgtgctgggaattgaacgcaggtcctctggtaactgctgggccatctctccagccctggagttcctttatttttaaaaaaaaatatatattatttttaacggtgatatttattttgagacagggtcttgagtAGCCCAGGCTTTCcccagcttcctatgtagccgaggctgaccttgagctgCTGACAGTGGATGCCAAGTGCCGGATCAGCAGTCTGCCCACGGGGCTGCACCCCCGACTTTTTCCACTTTAAAGAGGAATTTAGGACACTATTGCTGTGCCTGCCGTGGCTCTGGGTGACCTCGTCCTGGATCTGCGGGGTGCGTGGTGGCCAAGGCACTGTGCATCGTCCGTCTCCTAGGGTCTCCCGAGACCGGgggctggggttacaagcactCCCAGGAGCTGGCTTTTCATGGTGCTGGGATTCGAACTCCTGTCCTTGTGACTGAGCTGCAGGCCCTTGTGCTGACCCTTGTGCACGGCCACTCACTCGTTGGTTTGtgaaaacagggtctctctgtgcggCTAGGTGGCTCGGGGTCCAGCGCTATGATGCTtgcctggctttattttttttttacttttgactttttttcaggacaggctcttaattactctgtagaccaggctggcctcaaactcacagagatcctcctgtcttacCCTCCCAAGTTCTGAGGGGTGTGTTGGTTTGTTGGTCTCTCCTATTTTGATGAGTGGTGATGGCACatctctgtgatcccagcactcggggaaggaagaggcaggtggatctcagagttcgaggccagcctgatctacacagggagtccaggacagccagggctacacagaaaccctgtctcaaaaacaaacaaatggacaaaaaaaaaaaaaaaaaaaaaaacattgagggATGGCCCCACGGTGAGGTCAGGGAACAGCTTTGGGGATCactgccaggcttggtggcaggtaccTCACCACCGTGAGCAGGCCCAGCCCTCTGATGGACTgacccctcaccctcaccctcctGGCCAGGAAAGTTGCTAGTACAAGGAAGAAGCAGCTAGGGCCTAGACAGACACAGCAGCTGGCCTTGGCCTAAATCACACAGCAGGGGGAGGCAAGGCAGTGCCCTGCCcagagaggcagcaggctgggCGTGAAGAAAGTTCTTGATGCCAGGACCCCTTGGGGTGcccttagctctgttccccatagcCCTGGGCCAGGTATCTGTGTGTGGAGAATTCTCCCTGGGTTTTTGGGCTACTGATGGTTGTATGACCTTGAAGCACTCACTCGCCCTCTCTGGGCGTCCAGTAAGTCACACGTTAAGATGAAACAGACAGATGATAAGTTCTGCAGGCCTCATCTGTCCCTTGGGAAGGCACCTCTGACCTTGAGACTGCTTTTGTAATTTCACagtgggggaaactgaggcaacctGCCTGCCAGGATTGCAGGAAACCCAGGggtgcagccaggcatggtgtttgGCCCCTTCTCAGTTTGCAGCTTAGGGCTGCAACCCTgttggtggcacgtgcctgtcatcccagcatcagtgggtggaggcaggaggatcaggagttcaaagtcatcctcagctacatagtgagttcaaggccagcccaggctacatgagaccctgtctcaacaaacaaaccaaaaagtttCTAGCTTGACTCTCCAGAGGACGGGCCCCTGAGGGGGACCTCAGCTGGCTCCCTTGTGTCCTCAGCCTCAAGCTGGAGTGCGACAAGCTGGCCAGCGAGAAGTCAGAGATGCAAAGGCATTACGTCATGGTAAAGCCCCCTCTGGGACCTGGGGGCTCGGGGCGGGGCGACCCCAGACTCCCCACACACCGCAGGTGTCGGCTACTGAGTTCCTGCGGACCCAGGGCGGCCTGGCCGCCAGCCCAGGTAGTGGCTGAGGTGCCAAACAGCCTGGGCCTGCCAGGTCCCCCGCCGTCCTTGGtggcaggaggaggaggtggtgtgGAAGCCAGCCACAGCCAGAGAAGCAATGGTCCCCTCCCTGCAGGCCATCCTGCCAGGCATCCCTTAACCCTTCCAGGACCAgaaccctaccccacccccacccgcagTTCCCAGCAGGGGAGGTTGCTGGGGTCTTGAAGAACAGGAGCTCAGTGAACAGGGTGGGTTGGCATGGCGTGGCTGGACCGTGCAGGGAGAGCCAGGCCACCCAGAAGGCCCTTCCGGTCCCTGACGCCCCTCTCCACCCACAGTACTACGAGATGTCTTACGGCTTGAACATCGAGATGCACAAACAGGTAAGCTTCAGTTTCCCCCCCGCCGTTACCCCAGTGCCCTGCTCGTCCCACGCTGAGCGTTGAGGACACTCCCGTGACCCCCAGAAGTGGGCCCTTCTGTCCCCTCGAAGTGCCCCCAGGTACTGAGGGGGGGATCCTGTGTGTTCCAGGCTGAAATTGTCAAGAGGCTGAATGGCATATGCGCCCAGGTTCTGCCCTATTTGTCACAGGAGGTAAGCAAGCCACCAGCAGGGGGCAGTGGGGTTCGCCTGGGGGCACAAGCCCGCCCTCTGTGAACTTAGCAGGGGTGAGAAGAGCGGGAGCTGGAGTCGGACCCCTGTGGCAGTCTTTCTTGCATCCAAGGCAGAAAGGAGGGCCCCCTCGGTAGGCGGGGCACGGGGGAGAGAGACCCGAGTGGGAGGGTGACTGAATAGTAAAAGCAGATGGTTCCTGCAGACCAGCTTTCAGAGGAAAGCCCCTGGACagcccccaccatcaccaccagccCCCCGGGCCCAGGCTGTCGCCCCCTTTGATTTCCATGTACCAATCCCTTTCCGGCTTGCCTGCCCCGTTACCCGAGAGAAATGGCTCTGACCCTACTTTGCCTGTTCCAGCATCAGCAGCAGGTCCTGGGAGCCATCGAGAGGGCCAAGCAGGTCACGGCTCCCGAGCTGAACTCCATCATCCGAGTAAGTGTGAGCCCATGCGAGACAGGTGACTGGCGGGTGACCTGGTCTGGCAGGGGAAAGATGACTTGGACTGACAGGTGATTGACAGGTGTCCGGGGTGGACAGGGGGACAGGTGGCCAGGATGGTCAGGTGACAGATCATGGGGACCCGGGTGTGCAGGTATCGGGACCCTGGGCTGACCTCTCCCCTTCGCCCCGCAGCAGCAGCTCCAAGCTCACCAGCTGTCCCAGCTGCAGGCGCTGGCCCTGCCCCTGACTCCGCTGCCCGTGGGGCTGCAGCCGCCATCGCTCCCTGCCGTCAGCGCGGGCACGGGCCTGCTGTCACTGTCTGCGCTGGGCTCTCAGACCCACCTCTCCAAGGAGGACAAGAACGGACACGATGGGGACACCCACCAGGAGGATGACGGCGAGAAGTCGGATTAGCTCCTGgggaggggggcgggggagggggggacacCGGGGAGACAGGCACAGAGAGGGCGCAGCGTTCCGAGGGCCACACAGCACACAGCTGGGTCGCTAAGCAAGCTTCCACCCCCAGTCCTGGTTCGGCCTTCTCGCTCTGCACCCTGGGCCTAGGGGACCCCCAAAGGGACACCCCAGACTACAGGGAGCCGGGAGGAATCCCCCACCTGCAACAATTACCCGGGCCACAGCCACCAGTCTTGGCCCAGAATGTACACAACGCAACGCTAGCTGCCCCTTCCAGCCCTGTGCGCCCTGAACTTGGCCCCTGTCCCCCTTCTCTGCTTCCCGCACTGCACACCCGCTAGGTCCAGATCCGCCCCGGCTCACCCAGCCCCGTTCCCTCACCCACAAAAGAAGGGGACAGAGGGAGCGATGGCGCGGGGACTGCAGTGGGGTGGGCACCCCGCAaacttcccttctccccttcccccaatAAACGTGAGGGTTCTGAAGTCggtttcttcattattttgtcgTACCAGTATTCTATAGCTTGtcttctgagaaagaaaaaaagataaagacgTTGAAAACACAGAAGCCCCATGCGTGTCTGTGTACATAGTTAGCTTTGGTGTGTCGTCTTGGTCTCCGCCAAGAGAAGTGGAGGGTCGCTGTACTGAGGGTGGGGGTCTAGCTGtgcctttaaaataaaaacatgaaaaggtTGGCTGCCGTGTCCCTGCCTCTGTCTTGTGGGGTGGGGACCCCTTTATTTCAGGGCACCCCGGGTCCCACAACATGGCCTCCCTGGAGCAAGCAAAGGCCCAGAGAGGATGAGCTGGTGACCGGGGGCCGCATAGCACAGCTCAGTGTTGTTCCAGAGTGTCTTGGTTATCTGAGAGAGAGCCTGAGTGCTCTCAACCGGGAAGCCTCAGCATGCCTCTCTGTTTGGGGCCTGTttcgtgtttttgtttttcgctGTTTGACTTTTGCACATGTACTGGTTTGTTGTGTGCGTGTCGGTCTGAGGACACCGTGCAGGGAGGGGTACCCTGTGGCCTGGGGAGCAAACTCCGGCTGCCAGACTTCACAGCAATCGCCTCCACCAGCGAGGCCGTCTCACTGGCCTAGTTttccttgctttttgagacatggactcactgtgtagaccaggctggcctcacagagatccccaGACTACATTTGTGTTTTGGTGCAGGTTCTTGCTAGAGCCCACGCCCAAGCCCCATGAAGCCTGGAGTTCACCCTGGATCTTGGGGTGCTGTGCCTACTTGGGTTCTTAAGCTAAAGAGAGCATCAAGAGTGACCAAGGCTTCTCCAACCTGTGCTTCTGGGAAAGCAATTGGAGGAGTCGGAATCGGGGTCCCTTTGTCCCCAGGGCTCCTGTGGGAGAGTCCTGCCAGCAgctgggctgggggggggggggtcattccCAGGAAGCACTGAGCAGCCTGACCTTGGGAAATTGATCAGCTGAAGGGCTGTTGGTGGCTGGTaaagggaggaggggcagggagagggatGAGGCTCTCAACTCCATGCCCAAGACTGGAGCCCAAGGCAGCTTCAGGGACCGGTGACCCCCTCCCTGCTGTCCCTTCCTCAGGGATTTTGCTGATTTTCTGGAGTGCCCCAGGGGACCTTCTGCTACTCTGGCTCTGTGTCCCCATCCACTCTGTGGCTCTGACATCTTTAGTCCTGGGGTCAGCCTGTGGCTTGGAAACTCTTGGGACTGTAGGTCTCCACAGGGCCAGGCCACTTCCCACAGGCACTAAAGCTTCATGGAGGCTGGAGGCCCAGGGCTCACACAGACCCTACCCTGTCCCCAGCAAGGAGAGGACACCCCAGGCAACGACTGTCCCCCTCTACCCGGCCTGAGAGACTGCACCCTAAGGCTCATCCTGGGGTGACAATGGTGAAGTGGATCTCAGATATGCCCCACTTTCCTGTTGtgaagatggggaaactgaggtccatGAAGGCTACAAAAGGAGGCTAGTCCCCTCTGGGTGGCTAGTCTTTGTTGGGGACCCCTATAAAGACAGCAAGCGGGGGAGACCAAGACAGTATCTCCAAACCAGCACTGAGGCTTGCTGGGCATTACCTGGCTTCAGCTGACACCTGAACAGGAGAGAAGCCCAGAGATGGAAGCAACAGGATCAGGTCCATAGCtaagcatgcttttttttttttttttctttttcaaggcagagtttccctggctgtcctggaatgctctctgtagaccaggctggcctcgaactcacagagctctacctgtctctgcctccccagtgctgggattaaaggcatctgtcaccaccacccagctaaaacccaactttttcaaaacctgttttagtgtaagaggagaaaagagaagtctATAATAGTGAtgtggggaagggagggatgggggGGGGACAGCCTGACCAGACTAGACCCAAGTGGTGGACAGGGAGTGACCTCCTTTCCTGGTCTTTTTCCTGACAGTTTCTGACCCCGGACAGGCCACTGTGGCAGCACTGCATTTCCAGGACCCATAGTGTCATCCCCGCGCCCCAAGATGCTCTGAGCTCCAGGAGAGAAAACTGCTCAAAAGCTCAGGGGAGAGGGGCACCTCGGTCCTGCTGGGGTGCCAGGGGCCATGGGAGCCTTGGTGGGTGTTTGAGCAGGAGCGTGGAGCAGATGTGAGCAGTGCATGATCAGCTGGGACCAGGAtgaagagggaaactgaggctggactCCAGAGAGGGAGACCTCATGCTGCTGCTGCCTCTTGGGGTCCTCCTGCAGCTCTGCCTCTGATTTGCACCCCCTTTCT
Proteins encoded in this window:
- the Tle5 gene encoding TLE family member 5 isoform X2; its protein translation is MMFPQSRHSGSSHLPQQLKFTTSDSCDRIKDEFQLLQAQYHSLKLECDKLASEKSEMQRHYVMYYEMSYGLNIEMHKQAEIVKRLNGICAQVLPYLSQEHQQQVLGAIERAKQVTAPELNSIIRQLQAHQLSQLQALALPLTPLPVGLQPPSLPAVSAGTGLLSLSALGSQTHLSKEDKNGHDGDTHQEDDGEKSD
- the Tle5 gene encoding TLE family member 5 isoform X1, with translation MMFPQSRHSGSSHLPQQLKFTTSDSCDRIKDEFQLLQAQYHSLKLECDKLASEKSEMQRHYVMYYEMSYGLNIEMHKQAEIVKRLNGICAQVLPYLSQEHQQQVLGAIERAKQVTAPELNSIIRQQLQAHQLSQLQALALPLTPLPVGLQPPSLPAVSAGTGLLSLSALGSQTHLSKEDKNGHDGDTHQEDDGEKSD